One region of Qipengyuania gaetbuli genomic DNA includes:
- a CDS encoding cold-shock protein, whose amino-acid sequence MSKTGTVKFFNTDKGYGFIQPDDGSSDSFVHISAVQAAGMTTLDKEQRLNYEVEAGRNGKESAVNLSAAD is encoded by the coding sequence ATGAGCAAGACTGGCACAGTCAAATTCTTCAACACCGACAAGGGCTATGGCTTCATCCAGCCCGACGACGGTTCGAGCGACAGCTTCGTCCACATCAGCGCCGTCCAGGCTGCCGGCATGACGACGCTCGATAAGGAACAGCGCCTCAATTACGAGGTCGAGGCCGGCCGCAACGGCAAGGAAAGCGCCGTCAACCTTTCCGCCGCGGACTAA
- a CDS encoding RidA family protein — MTRTTALAGALAALVMATCAQAQEAKRTLMPESDEARAFHEAVGYSDAVIHGDTVILSGVVAVPVEGDDGMEPSFVRVFDAIGRTLERAGASWDDVIEIETFHTDLAGQINAFAEVKNRYIKAPFPAWTAIGISALYEPTALVEVKVTARLPQGGED; from the coding sequence GTGACACGAACTACAGCATTAGCAGGGGCGCTCGCCGCGCTCGTAATGGCAACTTGCGCGCAGGCGCAGGAGGCGAAGCGCACGCTGATGCCCGAAAGCGACGAGGCGCGCGCCTTCCACGAGGCGGTCGGCTATTCCGATGCGGTCATCCACGGCGACACGGTGATCCTGTCGGGCGTGGTCGCGGTGCCGGTGGAGGGCGACGATGGCATGGAGCCGAGCTTCGTGCGCGTGTTCGACGCTATCGGCCGCACGCTGGAACGGGCAGGGGCGAGCTGGGACGACGTGATCGAGATCGAGACCTTCCACACCGACCTTGCGGGCCAGATCAACGCCTTTGCCGAGGTGAAGAACCGCTACATCAAGGCGCCATTCCCGGCGTGGACGGCGATCGGCATCAGTGCGCTCTACGAACCGACGGCATTGGTCGAGGTCAAGGTGACCGCGCGGCTGCCGCAAGGCGGGGAGGACTGA
- a CDS encoding RidA family protein: MRSLIAFALAALATPALAQDAAPPVFTPSELPYPFSSAVQVGDVLYLSGDIGADETGRAVVPGGIEAETRAMFARIGKTLEAHGLGYADLFKCTVMLADMSEWPAFNAIYATYFEKGRYPTRSAMGVNGLALGARVEMECWAWNPQETAEE, encoded by the coding sequence ATGCGCAGCCTCATCGCATTCGCGCTCGCAGCCTTGGCAACGCCCGCGCTGGCGCAGGACGCCGCGCCGCCGGTCTTCACGCCTTCGGAACTGCCCTATCCCTTCTCCAGCGCGGTGCAGGTGGGCGATGTGCTCTACCTGTCCGGCGACATCGGCGCGGACGAGACGGGCCGCGCGGTCGTGCCCGGCGGGATCGAGGCCGAAACGCGCGCCATGTTCGCGCGCATCGGCAAGACGCTGGAGGCGCATGGCCTGGGCTATGCGGACCTGTTCAAGTGCACGGTGATGCTGGCCGACATGAGCGAATGGCCCGCCTTCAATGCGATCTACGCGACCTATTTCGAGAAGGGGCGCTATCCCACGCGCTCCGCCATGGGCGTGAACGGCCTGGCGCTGGGCGCGCGAGTGGAGATGGAATGCTGGGCGTGGAACCCGCAAGAGACTGCGGAGGAGTGA
- a CDS encoding cold-shock protein — protein sequence MIHYGKVETFDSETQQGTVQPNAGGKPLSFRRVDVQQQAGEPRCETYFGYETWTKDDGETVAVHLRQLS from the coding sequence ATGATCCACTATGGAAAAGTCGAGACCTTCGACAGCGAAACACAGCAAGGCACGGTACAGCCCAATGCCGGCGGCAAACCGCTGTCGTTTCGCCGGGTCGACGTTCAGCAGCAAGCTGGAGAACCGCGATGCGAAACGTATTTCGGATATGAAACCTGGACAAAGGACGATGGCGAAACGGTTGCCGTCCACCTGCGCCAGCTTTCCTGA
- a CDS encoding YaiI/YqxD family protein, with amino-acid sequence MTTPIILVDADACPVKEEVYRVAERHKAHVRVVSNSPFRVPVSERVKRVVVSDGFDAADDWIAQNAGPRSVVITADILLAERCLKAGATVLRHDGKPFDAASIGSAIATRAIMEDLRAGMDGVGSGPPPFSKADRSNFLQALDRVLVRMGRG; translated from the coding sequence ATGACCACGCCCATCATACTCGTCGATGCCGATGCCTGCCCGGTGAAGGAGGAGGTCTACCGCGTGGCGGAACGCCACAAGGCCCATGTCCGCGTGGTAAGCAACAGCCCCTTCCGCGTACCGGTGAGCGAGCGGGTGAAGCGCGTGGTGGTCTCGGACGGGTTCGACGCGGCCGACGACTGGATCGCGCAGAACGCAGGGCCGCGCAGCGTGGTGATCACCGCCGACATATTGCTGGCCGAACGCTGCCTCAAGGCGGGCGCAACCGTCCTGCGTCACGACGGCAAGCCTTTCGACGCCGCCAGCATCGGCAGCGCCATTGCGACCCGCGCCATCATGGAAGACCTGCGCGCCGGGATGGACGGCGTGGGAAGCGGCCCGCCGCCGTTCAGCAAGGCGGACCGGTCGAACTTCCTGCAGGCGCTGGACCGGGTGCTGGTGAGGATGGGGCGGGGGTGA